The Sporomusa termitida genome has a window encoding:
- a CDS encoding YtxH domain-containing protein, whose amino-acid sequence MSIRELIEKGKKSVCKRQEKKINGTVIGAAVGLTVGAVAGVLLTPKSGRETRKDIANAAKEFPRKAKDVLTSAKEKAEEAKEKLHETKTKVTEELTIKK is encoded by the coding sequence ATGTCTATTAGAGAGCTAATTGAAAAAGGAAAGAAATCCGTTTGCAAAAGGCAGGAAAAAAAAATAAATGGTACCGTCATCGGGGCGGCTGTAGGCTTGACAGTCGGGGCAGTTGCCGGTGTCCTTTTGACCCCTAAGTCCGGCAGGGAAACGCGCAAGGATATTGCCAATGCTGCTAAGGAATTTCCCCGCAAGGCTAAGGACGTCTTGACAAGCGCCAAAGAAAAGGCGGAAGAAGCCAAAGAAAAGCTGCATGAAACAAAGACAAAAGTCACCGAAGAGCTAACCATAAAGAAGTAA